Genomic segment of Roseofilum reptotaenium CS-1145:
AGAGCATAGGAAACATTGAGGGCTTCACTAATATACTTAACTAAGGCAGGAAAAAAATTGTCTCCTGTGGTTGCTGCGGTTCCAACCACCAGATTATCTAACGCTCTTTGGGCTTGTTTTCGTTGGGTAATATCTTGCATCAGCCCCAACACATGGGTTGTCCCTTCTTCACTCTGGAGTAAAGAGGTCGAGATAGCAATTACTCGTTTCGATCCATCTTTATGTTCAATTTCCCATTCTTCCGCCATCAGGTTATGTCCGTCTCGCATTCGCTCCATCCGGGCGATCGCCTGCTGTTGAATCTCTGGGTCAGGATATAAACTCTGATACCAGCCTAATCGATTGACTTCCTCTAAACTATAGCCAGTAATCCGTTCTATTTGCTGATTCCAGACAGTAAATCGCACATAGGGAAATACGTCTATGTTATGACAGACACATAACCCTTCCGCCATTTGATCTAAAATTTGCCCAGAAAAACGGTTTTCTTGTTCTACACGCAATTCGGCTGATTTGCGATCGCTAATATCAATGATACTACCGACATAACCCATCACTTCACCCGTATGATCTCGCTCAACCACCGATTGTCCATACACCCAGATTATACGTCCATCGGCACGTTGCAGGCGGTACTCTAACTGACAAGGGCTATGGTTTTCCATAGCTTGTGTCCAAACATCTCTCACCCGGGGACGATCCTCTGGATGTATCACATATACCCATTGATCTCCCAAAGCTTGCTCTAGGGAAACTCCCGTCAGGGCAGACCATTTACTATTGACATAAATACACTTGCCGGATTGATCCGTGCGAAAAATACCCACAGGAATTGCTTCTGCTAGACTCGCGTAGCGTTGCTCACTTTCGCGCAGACGATTTTGGGCTTCTTCTTTCTGCCGAAGTTCTTGTTGTAGCTTTTCATGGGTGGTTGCCTGTTGAATGGCAATCTCCAATTGCACTGCTAAAGTTTGCAATAGCTTCACTTCCGACGGTTTCCATTGCCGGGGTTGCAGACTTTCGCTGACATTCAGCCAACCCCACAATTCACGGCTACAACAATATAGAGGGATGAGGATTTGCGATCGGATCTGCAAATCTCTCAACTGTTGGCGATAACACTCTGGAATGGAGATCATCTCAATATCAGCGATCGCTCCAATATCTTCGGGATCATAAGACTGATTGATTTGTTCTGGACAACAGCCCAACATCCTCTCTCCCAAGTGAGAGGATTGTCCTCGATCAATCGATTCAGCGACTACTAGCACTTCCCCATGGGGTTGCAAGTGCCAAATCTGCACCCGATCTGACTCCAGTAAGGGTCTAACCTGTTCCACCGTCGTTTGCAAAATGGTTTCTAAACTCAGAGAAGAGCGAATCTGAGCGGCAACATCGGCAATTAACTTTTCCCGCTCTAATTCAGCATTCCGAGCTTCGAGTAAGGCTATCCTCTGTGCTTCAAGGTGCATGACTTCTTGTTCTAAATCGTCAGCTAATTTATACAGTTCTAGAGGATCGAGCGCTTCCAATAGATTCGTTTCTGTGATAATCCCACAGAGTTTTCCTTCAGAAGAGGTGACGACGACACGCCGAATCGAATACTTCTGCATCAATTGCTGAACAGACAATAGGGAGTCTCCTGGTTGCACGGTAAACACGGGATAACTCATCACTTTCTCGGCGATCGCCCGTTCTAAATCGACTCCCAAAGCATGAAATTGCACCAAATCATGCTCCGTGATAATGCCGACAGGAAATCCTTGCTCGGCAATCACCACACAACTAATCGAATGCTTGGCCATCACTTGGGCTATATGCAAGAGGGAATCTTGGGGACTCGAGCAAATTACCTTCTGTGTCATTACTTCTTGTACCAGACACAAGCGCAATAAATCTATGGGTCCAGATCGTTGCCTCAGACTCTCATCTGTTACCAATCCAACCAAGTTCTCTTGAGGGTCAACAATCGGTAGATGGCGAATGTGATGCTCTTTGAGTAAATTAATCCCGCCACATAAATCCATGAACTCTTCCTCTTTCAAGGTAATCACTGGATGGGTCATCACTGCTCCTAGGGTGAGTTGGTCTAGGGGTTGCTCTTGAGCTAATAGGCGCACTAGATCTTGTTCTGTGATAATGCCGATAACTTTTTTCTTTGATGTGATAATAACACAACTAGAAACCGATTGAATATACGGATTCTCCGCAACTCTCTGGTTGCCTTGAGTCAAGTTACAATTACTATGAACAGTACTCATTTTAGCGATCGCTTCCTTCACCAAAGTATCGGTTGATGCGACCAGAGGTTTCCGGACAATAGCACGGTAACCCTCACCTCGTTTAGTCAGGATTGTCGGATTAAAAAACATGGCTCATATCAATTAAAAATTAAAAAAATTAAAAATTAAAAATGGCTCTGGGTCGGGGCCAGTTGACCCACTGCGAGGCTAATACAGGATCGCGAGTCGTCCTATCTCTGCTCTCATAGACTAACTGAACCCAGTCAATAGTGCCATACGAGGAAACTTTATCATTCAGTACAAGTCCCTCGTAATAATTTAATTATTAATGGTTAATCTTTAATATTTAATCGGGAGCGTAATCTTAAAAATTGAGCCATGGGGTTTATTGTTACTCACCTGAATGTTCCCCCCATGGGCCTCTACGACTAATTTACAAAACGCTAGGCCTAATCCAATCTGTGAAATATCAGGCAAAATATTGCCAATTTCGTATTTCTCAAAAATCTTCTCTTTCAAAGACTCTGGAACTCCAGGCCCCTTATCCAGGACTTCCAACGTAATGGGCCCAGAAATGGGAGCATTTAAGTGAATAATAATCTGACTATCGACAGGCGAAAACTTAATGGCATTGGAGAGTAAGTTATCTAATACCCGATGCATCATCGCTTCATCAATGGCAATGACGCTTCTGGGTTCTTCTGAGTAGAGGGTAATTAAGATTTGATTTCTATTAGCAGCGATCTCTTCAAAATTAGAAATGGCTGAACTCACCAGGACAGCTAGATCCATTTCTTGTAAGTTCAGGCGAACTTTCCCCGATTCTAAAAGAGAAATTTTCAATAAATCATCAATTAAAACTTGCAGCGCTTGGGCTGAATGATAGATTCTATCGAGTTTATCTTTTTGTTTTTCTGGGCTATACTCTCGGGTTCTGAGTAGCTCTAACCCAAATAACACACTCCCTAGAGGGTTTCGTAAATCATGCACTACCATTTTTACCATATCTTCCCGTAATTTGAGCAGGCTTTCTAGCTCGTCATACTGCTGCTTAATTCGGAGCATTGAGGAGATACGAGCGCGAAGTTCCATCCCATTCACGGGTTTGCTGATAAAGTCGTCTGCTCCTGCATTCAAACAACGGGCGAGATCTGATTTTTCACTTAATGCCGTGATCATAATAATGGGGACAACTTTCCATTTAGCCAGAGATTTAATCTGCCGACAAACTTCAATCCCATCAATTCCAGGCATCAT
This window contains:
- a CDS encoding hybrid sensor histidine kinase/response regulator, which produces MNESSILIVDDEPDNFDVIETLLSNQDYNLYYAANGQEALTSLETYNPGLILLDVMMPGIDGIEVCRQIKSLAKWKVVPIIMITALSEKSDLARCLNAGADDFISKPVNGMELRARISSMLRIKQQYDELESLLKLREDMVKMVVHDLRNPLGSVLFGLELLRTREYSPEKQKDKLDRIYHSAQALQVLIDDLLKISLLESGKVRLNLQEMDLAVLVSSAISNFEEIAANRNQILITLYSEEPRSVIAIDEAMMHRVLDNLLSNAIKFSPVDSQIIIHLNAPISGPITLEVLDKGPGVPESLKEKIFEKYEIGNILPDISQIGLGLAFCKLVVEAHGGNIQVSNNKPHGSIFKITLPIKY